A genomic stretch from Falco naumanni isolate bFalNau1 chromosome 4, bFalNau1.pat, whole genome shotgun sequence includes:
- the CDCP1 gene encoding CUB domain-containing protein 1, translating to MAAGRALAALLAVLLAASAQLLRREASFMISLHAADNVTVMIKLRHGISPSCQINVKNVTRSELWIKPGESTTFTFTCSTPEKYFIMEIQKNIDCVSGPCPFGDVHLYPLGLPRLNRTFTWDVKASTKAGLELKFSTPWLRQIEPGETCPDFVSYNINSCIDTAKVNIGTFCRNGSVSRVKLLGGVVMSLHLPWNSPLTTSGFNIANRASIKRLCIIESILKGESSVTLMSPNYPLGFPEDELMTWQFVIPSNMRASVFFHNYSLSNCERKEERVEYYIPGSLSNPEVFKLSDSQPANIAGSFNLSLQGCDQDAQNPGILRLLFQVVVQHPQVDENVTHLVDLSKEWNMTVTIHFEGWPTHIPLMSESMCLICKDPRTCDRVLTLVSGAVYKISFLCKDLSRLRITAEKGISCFDFRWCQRKIYSLSVPKAITQLPIRLHKFIWKLLAPDLINTEITSPSLKLQQHVPEQRCNTSYSYSIVSATPEMELNVGVFCPGGSIKKIQMRNNITIALKTFGKGFLNESNHQDLKMSFVPHIKDECTFTVSPDPKAKVYLQTPNWPYGLRPYVSISWYVIVPNKQVARLGFSRDRMGVTCETGRAYVNIKEETLGAEETVRREDELLPQPRNMYHNFWVNVSNCKPVDKTQLTLQFWVAFADKQIDLGVILAVVAGAGVLTAIGLTVCCVKKKRKKSQNPMVGVYNANVNTQVPGKQGLFTKGRKNNESHVYAVIDDAMVYGHLLKESNGSVTPEVDVYRPFDGPIGSLPPSPPPFSFRKDIKCSSNTEESPPLMDRDQDTYTFAHQKSGKSEDNGDTSEKNNGDRSQSLLENKEQDGLEE from the exons AtggcggcgggccgggcgctGGCCGCGCTGCTGGCcgtgctgctggccgcctcgGCGCAGCTGCTGCGGCGGGAAG ctTCCTTTATGATCTCTCTTCATGCAGCAGACAATGTCACAGTTATGATTAAACTGAGACACGGTATTTCACCAAGCTGTcaaattaatgttaaaaatgtCACCAGATCTGAACTCTGGATAAAGCCTGGGGAGAGCACGACTTTTACCTTCACTTGTAGTACTCCAGAGAAGTATTTCATCatggaaattcagaaaaatattg ACTGTGTGTCAGGCCCATGTCCATTTGGAGATGTTCATCTGTACCCACTGGGGCTACCTCGTCTTAACAGGACTTTCACCTGGGATGTGAAGGCAAGTACAAAGGCTGGACttgaactgaaattttctaCCCCATGGCTAAGACAGATTGAACCAGGAGAGACGTGCCCAGATTTTGTTAGCTACAACATCAACAGCTGTATTGATACAGCGAAGGTCAACATTGGCACCTTCTGCAGGAATGGGTCAGTGTCTCGCGTCAAGCTGCTGGGAGGAGTTGTCATGTCTCTGCACCTCCCGTGGAACTCGCCTCTCACCACCTCAGGCTTCAACATAGCTAACAGGGCTTCCATAAAAC GGTTGTGCATTATTGAATCCATTTTGAAGGGGGAGTCTTCAGTCACCCTGATGTCCCCAAACTACCCACTGGGCTTTCCAGAAGATGAGCTCATGACGTGGCAGTTTGTGATTCCTTCCAACATGAGAGCAAGCGTATTTTTCCACAACTACAGCCTCTCAAactgtgaaaggaaagaagagagggTGGAGTACTACATCCCTGGCTCCCTCAGCAACCCAGAGGTGTTCAAACTGAGTGACAGCCAGCCCGCCAATATCGCTGGCAGCTTCAAtctgtccctgcagggctgtgatcagGATGCCCAGAACCCAGGCATCCTCCGCTTGCTCTTCCAAGTTGTCGTTCAGCACCCACAGGTTGATGAGA ATGTCACCCATTTGGTCGACCTGAGCAAGGAGTGGAATATGACTGTAACGATACACTTCGAAGGGTGGCCCACCCACATCCCGCTCATGTCTGAATCGATGTGCTTGATCTGTAAAGATCCTCGCACCTGTGACCGTGTCTTGACTTTAGTGTCTGGTGCTGTCTACAAgatctcctttctctgcaaggACTTGTCCCGTCTGAGGATCACAGCTGAAAAAGGCATAA GCTGCTTCGATTTTCGGTGGTGTCAGAGGAAGATCTATTCCCTTTCGGTGCCCAAGGCTATTACCCAATTGCCAATTCGCCTGCATAAGTTTATTTGGAAGCTCTTGGCTCCTGATTTGATCAACACAGAAATTACGTCTCCGTCCTTGAAACTTCAGCAACACGTCCCAGAGCAGAGGTGCAACACGAGCTACAGTTACAGCATTGTTAGTGCCACCCCAGAGATGGAGTTGAATGTTGGTGTGTTCTGTCCTGGTGGATCCATTAAAAAGATTCAGATGAGAAATAATATTACCATAGCCTTAAAAACATTTGGTAAAGGATTCCTTAATGAGTCAAACCATCAGGatctgaaaatgtcttttgtgcCACATATTAAAG ATGAGTGCACTTTCACTGTGAGTCCAGATCCAAAAGCTAAAGTTTACTTGCAGACTCCCAACTGGCCTTATGGTCTGCGTCCTTATGTCTCCATATCCTGGTATGTCATTGTGCCCAATAAGCAAGTTGCTCGCCTCGGCTTCTCCAGGGACCGCATGGGTGTCACCTGTGAGACAGGCCGTGCCTATGTCAACATAAAGGAGGAAACACTGGGGGCAGAGGAGACCGTGCGCCGTGAGGATGAGCTTCTGCCCCAGCCCCGAAATATGTATCACAACTTCTGGGTAAACGTCTCCAACTGTAAACCTGTGGATAAGACGCAACTGACCTTGCAGTTCTGGGTAGCCTTTGCTGACAAGCAGATAG ACCTAGGAGTGATACTTGCTGtggtggctggggctggagtTCTCACAGCTATTGGACTGACTGTGTGCTGTGTTAAGAAGAA gaggaagaaaagccagaatCCCATGGTGGGAGTGTATAATGCTAACGTGAATACTCAGGTGCCGGGAAAACAAGGCTTATTCacaaaagggaggaaaaacaatGAGTCTCATGTCTATGCGGTTATTGATGATGCTATGGTCTATGGGCACTTGCTGAAGGAATCCAATGGCTCAGTCACTCCAGAAGTTGATGTGTACCGGCCTTTTGATGGACCCATTGGTAGCTTGCCACCTTCTCCACCTCCATTCTCCTTCCGAAAAGACATTAAATGCTCTTCTAACACCGAGGAATCTCCACCTCTGATGGACAGAGACCAGGACACTTACACGTTTGCTCATCAGAAATCAGGGAAATCAGAGGACAATGGAGATACAAGTGAAAAGAATAATGGAGATAGGAGCCAGTCCTTGCTGGAAAATAAGGAACAGGATGGTTTAGAGGAGTAA